Proteins encoded in a region of the Planococcus citri chromosome 1, ihPlaCitr1.1, whole genome shotgun sequence genome:
- the LOC135849768 gene encoding clavesin-2-like has protein sequence MTLVQPTPEQQSRIRVELNEDVSTRDSDLMHIKDWLMRQPHLPNWEDDARIMTFLRGCKFSLEKTKRKLDMYFTMRAAVPEFFSNRDPTLPEIREVMRIVNIPPLPGLTKNGRRVVIMKGVDMEHVAATVADAMKAVLMIGDIRLKEEQIGVAGDVYILDASVATPTNFAQHFAKFTPALLKKFFICVQEAYPVKVKEVHVINVSPLVDTIINFVKPILKEKLRERIYVHQDLQSLYETVPKEILPEEYGGFAGPIAEINQQWYEKMCSYHDWFAAEEKIKADESKRPGKPKTHDDLFGMEGSFKQLSID, from the exons ATGACGTTGGTACAACCTACTCCAGAACAACAATCGCGCATTCGAGTTGAACTGAACGAAGATGTCAGCACCAGAGATAGTGATTTGATGCATATCAAGGATTGGCTCATGAGACAACCACATTTGCCCAATTGGGAAG ATGATGCAAGAATAATGACCTTCTTGCGCGGTTGCAAGTTCTCGCTCGAGAAGACAAAGAGAAAGTTGGATATGTATTTCACAATGAGAGCCGCAGTTcctgaatttttcagcaacagAGACCCGACACTTCCAGAAATCAGAGAAGTCATGAGAATAGT AAACATTCCTCCATTACCAGGCCTTACAAAAAATGGCCGGAGAGTGGTCATAATGAAAGGAGTAGATATGGAGCACGTTGCTGCAACTGTAGCCGATGCAATGAAGGCTGTTTTAATGATCGGCGATATTCGTTTAAAAGAAGAACAAATTGGAGTAGCCGGTGATGTTTATATTTTAGATGCTTCGGTCGCCACTCCTACAAATTTTGCTCAACATTTCGCCAAGTTTACGCCGGCTTTGCTGAAGAAGTTCTTTATTTGTGTGCAG GAAGCTTACCCAGTTAAAGTGAAAGAAGTTCACGTCATCAATGTATCACCTTTGGTTGATACAATCATCAACTTCGTGAAACCTATTCTTAAAGAAAAATTACGTGAAAGA ATTTACGTTCACCAAGATCTTCAATCTTTGTACGAAACCGTACCAAAAGAAATCCTACCAGAAGAATATGGCGGTTTTGCTGGTCCTATCGCTGAAATAAATC AGCAATGGTACGAAAAAATGTGCAGTTACCATGACTGGTTCGCAGCTGAAGAGAAAATTAAAGCGGATGAATCGAAAAGACCCGGAAAACCCAAAACTCACGATGATCTTTTCGGAATGGAAGGTTCTTTCAAGCAGTTATCCATCGATTAA
- the LOC135842103 gene encoding intraflagellar transport protein 46 homolog — protein sequence MSASADKEKSENRPSSRPSSFRKVSASGNIREETDQRREALSLIRQMSARPLDDDSDESLDENHDREDEDDDDDVQAPMPDGAYDPKEFEQIPAPAEIKELFRYITKYTPQHVELEYKLSPFIPDFIPAIGDIDAFIKIPRPDGVPTDIGLTVLDEPCTQQSDPAVLQLQLQAATKQSSAKRIIVKRVDNAVKNYKAIDRWVKDINNLYKSKPSSSLVYSKPMPDIDTLMQEWPDEFEEQLANVGLSKDINCDLLTYVDIVCAMTDIPVYESRIESLHLLFSLYAAINSLQIKADPATAELIDN from the coding sequence ATGAGTGCCAGTGCGGAtaaagaaaaatcagaaaatcgtcCGAGTTCGAGACCTTCGTCATTTCGCAAAGTGTCCGCTTCCGGTAACATTCGCGAAGAAACTGATCAACGAAGAGAAGCTCTCTCGCTTATCAGACAAATGTCTGCTCGTCCTTTGGATGACGATTCGGACGAATCTTTGGATGAAAACCACGATCgagaagacgaagacgacgacgacgatgtccAAGCTCCAATGCCGGACGGTGCCTACGATCCGAAAGAATTCGAACAAATACCAGCTCCTGCTGAAATCAAGGAACTTTTCCGATACATAACCAAGTATACTCCGCAGCACGTAGAACTAGAGTACAAGTTGAGTCCTTTTATACCGGATTTTATTCCAGCTATCGGAGATATCGATGCTTTCATCAAAATACCTCGTCCGGACGGAGTTCCCACCGATATAGGATTGACTGTTTTAGATGAACCTTGTACCCAGCAAAGTGATCCGGCTGTATTACAGCTACAGCTGCAAGCAGCCACTAAACAATCTTCGGCTAAACGTATCATAGTCAAGAGAGTCGATAACgctgtgaaaaattacaaagctATTGATCGATGGGTGAAAGATATCAATAATTTGTATAAAAGTAAGCCTTCTTCGTCGTTGGTGTATAGTAAACCTATGCCTGATATTGATACTTTGATGCAAGAATGGCCAGATGAATTTGAAGAACAACTAGCCAACGTTGGATTGAGCAAAGATATTAATTGCGATTTGCTTACTTACGTAGATATCGTCTGCGCTATGACTGATATTCCTGTTTATGAATCTAGAATTGAATCTTTACATTTGTTGTTTTCTCTGTACGCTGCTATCAACTCTTTGCAGATTAAAGCTGATCCGGCTACCGCCGAGTTGATCGATAATTag
- the LOC135849767 gene encoding uncharacterized protein LOC135849767, whose protein sequence is MLSKKLISLYLRPKIPSNTSSRLLRGGYTFELKKRTPKAKDSDDAKRCRLKEIRKSNTGAGGALHLIEEREGKLNPDLDYDYIEDSTIGLENYHAQFQEKLQLSRSEFCRSSLNNIKRKYFMEPKLPNMVLYCEKQDMKLLHENDPENWDVEKLSESFPVTPEIAKKILRSPFTAYTVEQVKKHDQMAKRNWKLFNEGKLDLSPELRSHYEKFVDRVSFETPQHVIEKYLPSKPNFELNLKNKEFGSIVEKYELTKSKPSKIQIDPHNNKAVYEDTKFQPKMITEEYKLSSHKSVTLDKLRDNIKAHPERASELSKLIVEMEKKYLPASKSKPNVDIVPETDYLAEAEVVDKTYENSLPQMNDKFPLRIEIPKDQWKRNKLYQVEDRFYNDVGHFLYRVPGLFTSS, encoded by the exons ATGTTATCTAAAAAACTCATTTCTTTGTATCTTCGTCCTAAAATTCCATCTAATACTTCATCGAGGCTGTTACGAGGAGGTTATACATTTGAATTGAAGAAACGCACTCCCAAAGCAAAAGATTCTGACGATGCAAAACGTTGCAGATTAAAAGAAATTCGTAAAAGTAATACGGGCGCTGGAGGTGCTCTACATTTGATTGAGGAACGCGAAGGTAAACTAAATCCAGATCTTGACTACGACTACATCGAAGACTCTACCATCGGCTTGGAAAATTACCACGCTcagtttcaagaaaaattgca ATTATCCCGTAGTGAATTCTGTCGTTCATCGTTGAATAATATTAAACGAAAGTACTTCATGGAACCTAAACTTCCGAACATGGTACTGTATTGTGAAAAACAAGATATGAAACTTTTGCATGAAAACGATCCGGAGAATTGGGATGTGGAAAAATTATCCGAAAGTTTTCCAGTCACACCTGAGATAGCCAAA AAAATTCTACGTTCGCCATTCACCGCTTATACAGTTGAGCAAGTGAAAAAACACGATCAGATGGCCAAACGTAACTGGAAGCTTTTCAACGAGGGTAAACTAGATTTAAGTCCAGAATTACGCAGTCATTACGAAAAGTTCGTCGATAGAGTATCTTTCGAAACGCCACAGCATG tgattgaaaaatatctacctTCTAAACCGAACTTcgaattgaacttgaaaaacaaagaaTTCGGTAGTATAGTCGAAAAATACGAGCTAACTAAATCGAAACCTAGTAAAATACAAATAGATCCGCATAACAATAAAGCAGTATACGaagatacaaaatttcagcctaAAATGATCACCGAAGAATATAAACTAAGTTCCCATAAATCTGTCACGTTGGATAAGTTACGCGATAATATAAAAGCTCATCCCGAACGAGCTTCTGAATTATCTAAGCTTATAGTCGAAATGGAGAAGAAATATTTACCTGCGTCTAAATCTAAACCGAACGTGGATATTGTTCCCGAAACTGATTATTTAGCCGAAGCTGAAGTTGTGGATAAAACTTATGAGAATTCGTTGCCTCAGATGAACGACAAATTTCCATTACGTATTGAGATACCTAAAGACCAATGGAAACGAAATAAACTGTATCAAGTTGAAGATCGATTTTATAATGATGTCGGTCATTTTCTGTACAGAGTTCCTGGTCTGTTTACGAGTAGCTAA
- the Hsdl2 gene encoding hydroxysteroid dehydrogenase-like protein 2: MINTGKLSGLTIFITGASRGIGKEIGKKAAKDGANIVIAAKTAEPHPKLPGTIYTAAKEIEEAGGKCLPCIVDVRDENQVASAVQKAVEKFGGIDIVVNNCSAISMTGTLDTDMKKYDLMNQVNARGTFLTSKLCLPYLLKSRHPHILNISPPINLNPLWFKQHVAYTIAKYGMSMCALGMAEEFRADKIGVNCLWPRTAIYTAAMEMLGGSESANVSRKPEIMADAAYAILCKDPAVCTANFFIDDEVLSKAGISDFDQYLIDPSNRDKLLPDFFLDDIPPQFGDGKVASGKPDGESLEGKVDHIFNIIKQSLSEEIVQNTRAIYQFNTTDGKRSWFVDLKNGSGNAGNGPAPVTPDATLTANLNDVFDIITGKVKPVNAVFSGKLKIAGNMEKAIKLGKLMTLLKSKL, translated from the exons ATGATTAACACAGG GAAACTTTCAGGTTTGACTATCTTCATTACTGGAGCAAGTCGTGGAATCGGCAAAGAAATCGGTAAAAAAGCTGCCAAAGATGGTGCTAATATAGTAATAGCTGCGAAAACAGCCGAACCTCATCCCAAATTACCTGGTACTATTTATACAGCAGCGAAAGAAA TCGAAGAAGCTGGTGGAAAATGTTTACCTTGTATCGTCGATGTTCGTGATGAAAATCAGGTCGCTTCTGCTGTTCAAAAAGCGGTTGAAAAATTCGGCGGGATCGATATCGTTGTTAATAACTGCAGCGCTATTTCTATGACCGGTACTCTGGATACTGatatgaaaaaatacgatttaatgAACCAAGTTAACGCTCGAGGCACTTTTTTAAC ATCGAAATTATGTCTTCCATATTTGCTGAAAAGTCGTCATCCGCATATTCTGAATATAAGCCCTCCGATCAACTTGAACCCGTTATGGTTTAAACAACACGTAGCTTATACGATCGCTAAATACGGTATGTCCATGTGCGCCTTAGGAATGGCTGAAGAATTCAGAGCTGATAAAATCGGAGTTAATTGTCTATGGCCTAGAACTG CTATTTATACTGCTGCGATGGAAATGCTGGGTGGAAGTGAATCTGCTAATGTTTCTCGAAAACCGGAGATAATGGCTGATGCTGCGTACGCGATACTTTGTAAAGATCCGGCTGTATGTACagctaattttttcatcgacgATGAAGTACTATCCAAAGCAGGAATATCTGATTTCGATCAGTATTTGATTGATCCAT CTAACCGAGATAAACTCCTGCCTGATTTCTTTTTGGATGacattccacctcaattcggAGACGGAAAGGTAGCTTCAGGTAAACCAGACGGAGAGAGTTTGGAAGGTAAAGTCGATCATATCTTCAACATCATCAAACAGAGTCTTTCCGAAGAAATCGTACAAAATACAAGAGCTATATATCAATTCAATACCACTG atggCAAACGATCTTGGTTCGTTGACTTGAAGAATGGAAGTGGAAATGCTGGCAATGGACCAGCTCCCGTCACCCCGGATGCTACATTAACTGCTAATTTGAACGACGTGTTCGATATAATCACCG GTAAAGTGAAACCAGTAAACGCTGTGTTTtctggaaaactgaaaattgctggaaataTGGAAAAAGCCATCAAGTTGGGAAAACTGATGactcttttgaaatcaaaattataa
- the LOC135842097 gene encoding lipase 3-like, protein MLYVLEVSDAREMNVCLGLVIFLWNFLFSHAQLLRRPFQREVHKELPPKVLNNTADYIEHYGYTAEHHNVISEDGFLISVFRIPSEGTPILLQHGLLLASDSWVLQGPEYDLAFILADKGYDVWIADNRGNTYSRAHLKLSPKSAKFWNFSFHEMGYYDMPAVINYILHLTKHKAVDIIGHSIGATNALIMCSTRPEYNEKVRSVIALAPGVFFNSSSQSNVQQILARYGPYLKFLHVHHGVNEFFPRNDLSNRASRIMCRIDSPLYHLCLFYMQNVLGFTSITKQHHKPAIDYSNATPRGVSYKTLLHVTQFGQLGKFMQFDYGPKTNIMVYGTRTPPEYNLSQVTAPVALLYSDGDVHIASQDVSLLQTQLPNVVASYRIDKHLFNHMDFIWGGDARETVYDFILEIFNHLDNENIDSET, encoded by the exons ATGTTATATGTTTTGGAAGTAAGTGATGCTCGCGAAATGAATGTATGCTTGGGATTAGTTATTttcttatggaattttttattcagccATGCTCAACTGCTAAGAAGACCTTTTCAACGCGAAGTGCACAAGGAATTACCGCCGAAGGTGCTCAATAATACA GCGGATTACATAGAACATTACGGTTACACAGCAGAACATCACAATGTAATATCAGAAGACGGATTTCTCATTTCTGTATTCAGAATACCCAGCGAAGGGACGCCGATTTTATTACAACATGGTTTGCTTCTCGCATCAGACTCGTGGGTGTTACAAGGACCAGAATACGATTTGG CATTCATTCTAGCCGATAAAGGTTACGATGTCTGGATAGCTGATAATAGAGGCAATACTTATTCAAGAGCACATCTCAAATTATCACCGAAAAGCGCcaagttttggaattttag TTTTCACGAAATGGGATACTACGACATGCCAGCAGTAATCAACTACATTTTACATCTAACCAAACACAAAGCAGTAGATATCATAGGGCATTCGATCGGAGCAACCAATGCCCTGATTATGTGCTCCACAAGACCCGAATATAATGAAAAAGTTCGTTCTGTCATTGCCTTGGCTCCAGGTGTATTTTTCAACAGCTCGTCTCAATCAAACGTTCAACAAATCTTGGCTCGTTATGGTCCTTACTTAAAA TTCTTGCATGTACATCACGGAGTCAACGAATTCTTTCCTAGAAATGATTTGTCTAATAGAGCGTCTAGAATTATGTGTCGTATCGATTCTCCTTTATACcatttatgtttattttataTGCAAAATGTTCTCGGCTTCACTAGTATAACAAAGCAGCATCAT AAACCTGCAATCGACTACTCAAACGCAACACCACGAGGAGTATCGTATAAAACACTGTTACACGTGACGCAATTCGGCCAGCTAGGAAAATTTATGCAATTTGATTACGGACCAAAAACAAATATCATGGTGTACGGAACAAGAACCCCACCGGAATACAATTTAAGTCAAGTAACAGCACCGGTAGCTTTACTCTATAGCGATGGCGATGTTCATATAGCTTCTCAA GATGTATCGCTTTTGCAAACCCAATTACCAAATGTCGTGGCCAGTTATCGAATAGATAAGCATTTATTTAACCATATGGATTTCATTTGGGGTGGCGATGCCAGAGAAACCGTCTATGATTTCATATTGGAAATATTCAACCATTTAGACAACGAAAACATCGATTCGGAAACATAA